The Desulfuromonas acetexigens genome includes a region encoding these proteins:
- the tdh gene encoding L-threonine 3-dehydrogenase has translation MKALGKLAPGPGLELHRAPLPEMGHNDLLIKIRKTAICGTDVHIDGWDEWARKTIPVPMIIGHEYVGVVAGIGQEVSGFELGDRVTGEGHVTCGHCRNCRAGRRHLCRNSVGVGVNRPGAFAEYLVIPAVNAFKLPDSISDEQAVIFDPLGNAVHTALSFDLVGEDVLITGAGPIGAMAAAVARHAGARHVVVTDVNPYRLALAERLGATRTVRVDRESLREVMANLGMSEGFDVGLEMSGAPAALAQMLDTINHGGKLALLGIPPGTMAVDWSQVVFKGLTLKGIYGREMFETWYKMASLVQAGLDPTPIITHRFAIDDFAKGFAVMRSGESGKVVLEWE, from the coding sequence ATGAAGGCCCTCGGCAAGCTCGCCCCGGGGCCGGGACTGGAACTGCACCGGGCGCCGCTGCCGGAAATGGGGCACAACGACCTGCTCATCAAAATCCGTAAAACCGCCATCTGCGGCACCGACGTGCATATCGATGGCTGGGACGAGTGGGCGCGCAAGACCATCCCGGTGCCGATGATCATCGGCCACGAATACGTCGGCGTCGTCGCCGGCATCGGCCAGGAGGTGAGCGGCTTCGAACTCGGCGACCGGGTCACCGGCGAGGGGCATGTCACCTGCGGCCACTGCCGCAACTGCCGGGCCGGACGCCGCCACCTCTGCCGCAACAGCGTCGGCGTCGGCGTCAACCGCCCCGGCGCCTTCGCCGAATATCTGGTGATCCCGGCGGTCAACGCCTTCAAACTGCCCGACTCCATCAGCGACGAGCAGGCGGTGATCTTCGATCCCCTCGGCAACGCCGTACACACCGCGCTCTCCTTCGATCTGGTCGGCGAGGACGTGCTCATCACCGGCGCCGGTCCCATCGGCGCCATGGCCGCCGCCGTCGCCCGCCACGCCGGTGCCCGGCATGTGGTCGTCACCGACGTCAACCCCTACCGCCTGGCCCTGGCCGAACGCCTCGGCGCCACCCGCACGGTGCGGGTCGATCGGGAATCCCTGCGCGAGGTGATGGCCAACCTCGGCATGAGCGAAGGCTTCGATGTCGGCCTGGAGATGTCCGGCGCCCCGGCGGCGTTGGCGCAGATGCTCGACACCATCAACCACGGCGGCAAACTCGCCCTGCTCGGCATCCCCCCCGGCACCATGGCCGTCGACTGGAGCCAGGTCGTTTTTAAGGGATTGACCCTCAAAGGCATCTACGGCCGCGAGATGTTCGAAACCTGGTACAAAATGGCCAGCCTCGTCCAAGCCGGCCTCGACCCCACCCCCATCATCACCCACCGCTTCGCCATCGACGACTTCGCAAAAGGCTTCGCGGTCATGCGCTCGGGAGAATCGGGGAAGGTCGTGCTGGAGTGGGAGTGA
- a CDS encoding glycine C-acetyltransferase, whose product MSHSFYEYLHNQLEDLRGEGLYKEERPLASPQAARVRIGGGGELLNLCANNYLGLADHPELLAAAKRGLDERGFGMASVRFICGTQDAHLELERRLAAFLGCEAAILYSSCFDANGGLFETLLDERDAVISDALNHASIIDGIRLCRAKRLRYAHNDLAELEEALRQSRDARFRLIATDGVFSMDGDIAELPCLVDLAERYDALLMVDDSHGVGVLGAKGRGSHEHHGLLGRIDILTGTLGKALGGASGGYTAGRRELVDWLRQRSRPHLFSNALAPAVVAASLRVLDLLEDGDDLRLRLRENSRYFRERMQAAGFSLAGAEHPIIPVLIGDAHLASRMAARLLEEGIFVVAFSFPVVPKGQARIRTQMSAAHNREQLDAAVAAFARVGRELGVIS is encoded by the coding sequence ATGAGTCACTCATTCTACGAATATCTCCATAATCAGCTTGAGGATTTGCGGGGGGAGGGGCTGTACAAGGAGGAACGCCCTCTGGCTTCCCCCCAGGCGGCGCGGGTCCGGATCGGCGGCGGGGGGGAACTGCTCAACCTCTGTGCCAACAACTATCTGGGGCTGGCCGATCATCCCGAACTGCTCGCGGCGGCCAAACGGGGCCTCGACGAACGCGGCTTCGGTATGGCCTCGGTGCGCTTCATCTGCGGCACCCAGGATGCTCACCTGGAACTGGAGCGGCGCCTCGCCGCCTTTCTCGGCTGCGAGGCGGCCATCCTCTATTCCTCCTGCTTCGACGCCAACGGCGGCCTCTTCGAGACCCTGCTCGATGAGCGAGACGCGGTCATCAGCGACGCCCTCAACCACGCCAGCATCATCGACGGTATTCGCCTCTGCCGGGCGAAACGGCTGCGCTATGCCCACAACGACCTGGCTGAGCTCGAAGAAGCCCTGCGCCAGAGCCGCGACGCCCGCTTCCGGCTCATTGCCACGGACGGGGTCTTCTCCATGGACGGCGACATCGCCGAGTTGCCGTGCCTGGTCGACCTGGCCGAGCGCTACGATGCCCTGCTGATGGTCGACGACTCCCACGGCGTCGGCGTCCTCGGCGCCAAGGGACGCGGCAGCCACGAGCACCACGGCCTGCTCGGGCGTATCGACATCCTCACCGGCACCCTCGGCAAGGCCCTGGGCGGGGCGAGCGGGGGCTACACCGCCGGACGACGGGAGCTGGTCGACTGGCTGCGGCAGCGCTCCCGCCCCCATCTCTTCTCCAACGCTCTGGCCCCGGCGGTCGTTGCCGCCTCGCTGCGGGTGCTCGATCTGCTCGAAGACGGCGACGACCTGCGGCTGCGCCTGCGCGAGAACAGCCGCTATTTCCGCGAGCGGATGCAGGCGGCCGGTTTCTCTTTGGCCGGGGCCGAGCACCCGATCATCCCGGTGCTGATCGGCGACGCGCATCTGGCGAGCCGGATGGCGGCGCGGCTGCTGGAGGAGGGAATTTTTGTCGTCGCTTTTTCCTTTCCCGTGGTGCCGAAAGGGCAGGCGCGCATTCGTACCCAGATGTCCGCCGCCCACAACCGCGAACAACTCGATGCCGCCGTCGCCGCCTTTGCCCGCGTCGGCCGGGAACTGGGGGTGATTTCATGA
- a CDS encoding ChaN family lipoprotein, with product MFSIRSLSLLLLTLALCACAPKTMTANPEQPYPLPREPQLGQIVHLPTGVLVDEARMQAIAGDARIVYVGETHDNPASHRQQVALLRALAERHPGKIALGMEMFVPSQQPILDRWSAGKLSEKEFLKESRWYETWRMDFDYYRELLELARDLRIPLIGLNAEKSLVAAVRAKPTAELTEAEQRQVPEMDLDDPYQKAMTEAILGDHGKHGAIPADGFHRVQTLWDETMAASVVRYLSDPDHADHRLMVVAGGNHVRYGFGIPRRVFRRLPTSYVLVGSTEIVVPADKKDRLMNVKKPKFPMVPYDFLLFTEYEDLGKQEVKLGVMLGEGEDGVVVEGVMPASVGETAGLQKDDRILAIDGEPVAENFDLIYEVKRKKPGDRSTLKIRRGEEELDVPVEFVLPPAGDPHGGMPKK from the coding sequence ATGTTTTCTATCCGTAGCCTCTCTCTTTTGCTGCTCACCCTTGCCCTTTGCGCCTGCGCGCCGAAAACCATGACCGCCAATCCCGAACAGCCCTATCCCCTGCCCCGGGAACCGCAACTGGGGCAAATCGTGCACCTGCCCACCGGCGTTCTCGTCGACGAGGCGCGCATGCAGGCCATCGCCGGCGACGCCCGTATCGTCTATGTCGGCGAAACCCACGACAACCCCGCTTCACACCGCCAGCAGGTGGCGCTGCTGCGTGCTCTGGCCGAGCGCCATCCGGGGAAGATCGCCCTCGGCATGGAGATGTTCGTCCCCTCCCAGCAGCCGATTCTCGACCGCTGGAGCGCCGGGAAACTTTCGGAGAAGGAGTTTCTCAAGGAATCGCGCTGGTACGAAACCTGGCGCATGGATTTCGACTATTACCGGGAACTGCTCGAACTCGCCCGGGATCTGCGGATTCCGCTGATCGGACTCAACGCCGAGAAGAGCCTGGTCGCGGCGGTGCGGGCCAAGCCGACGGCGGAACTGACGGAGGCAGAGCAACGGCAGGTGCCGGAGATGGATCTTGACGATCCCTACCAGAAGGCCATGACCGAGGCGATTCTCGGCGACCACGGCAAGCACGGCGCGATTCCGGCGGACGGCTTTCATCGCGTCCAAACCCTGTGGGACGAAACCATGGCAGCAAGCGTTGTCCGCTACCTGAGCGACCCGGATCACGCCGACCACCGATTGATGGTGGTCGCCGGGGGGAACCATGTGCGCTACGGCTTCGGCATCCCGCGCCGAGTCTTTCGCCGCCTGCCGACCTCCTACGTCCTCGTCGGCAGCACCGAAATCGTCGTCCCCGCGGATAAAAAAGACCGGCTGATGAATGTCAAAAAGCCCAAATTCCCCATGGTTCCCTACGATTTTCTCCTCTTCACCGAATACGAGGATCTCGGCAAGCAGGAGGTCAAGCTCGGGGTGATGCTCGGGGAGGGAGAAGACGGCGTGGTCGTCGAGGGGGTCATGCCCGCCTCGGTGGGGGAAACTGCCGGGCTGCAAAAAGACGACCGGATTCTCGCCATCGACGGCGAGCCCGTGGCGGAAAATTTCGACCTTATTTATGAGGTAAAACGCAAAAAGCCGGGGGATCGCTCGACCCTGAAGATTCGACGCGGCGAGGAAGAGCTGGACGTCCCCGTGGAATTCGTGCTGCCTCCGGCAGGCGATCCGCACGGGGGAATGCCGAAAAAATAG
- a CDS encoding aspartyl protease family protein, which produces MLRPYKTTPTHASSHPDAVPVVTASYTGEIMPTLPRRLILGLLLILFVAWPVCAEEVIDPYRFFAAHYEAMGGLERFKRINSGWSVGTVRYDGLEGTFEAWAEKPLRYRLDEDFGIIRQSEGDDGNLRWRRDTNGQVEEVRDEETLKRRRIAELLENFEHLNPDSPWFTLSDAGLAEVEGVPCRVFRLENRINSDVSRFFIALDDLRVVKTVDTEPDVEVHTRYHDYRRIDGLRLPFRQVADIHPRNKRREIAITAQRINPTVDRRRFAKPAPATGAIGFPADDRAENIPFHFSENLIYLPVTLNGDTRWWILDSGASMSVIDAEYAESLGLKLVGSIGGFGFGDLFTLAFVRLPPCRVGKLTLPAQTIHAYKGLAESSYEPVRVGILGYDFLSRFVTRIDYARRTVSFYRPESFVYRGTGKVVDAPLKYRTFSLPARVDDLPEGRFSLDLGSHRSSLHHPFAARHGLLKRPGVETVSKGMAGFSFETLSAFERMEIAGFVIDRPLLTIPDEAGPGTAAVGELAGNLGNSLLRHFVLTLDYGKQQVMIEPGTEFNGTFPEDRSGLLVGQGEDGGPMVSFVAAGTPAQEAGFVAGDVIAAVDGRPVAEYGGVLPIRELLRQAPGTRLDFTLLRQGRQFHIELVLREIF; this is translated from the coding sequence ATGCTGCGCCCCTACAAAACAACGCCCACCCATGCCTCATCACACCCCGATGCGGTTCCTGTCGTCACCGCATCCTACACCGGGGAAATCATGCCGACGCTACCGCGCCGCCTCATCCTTGGCCTGCTCCTGATCCTCTTCGTCGCCTGGCCCGTTTGCGCCGAAGAGGTGATTGATCCTTATCGTTTCTTCGCCGCCCACTACGAGGCGATGGGCGGGTTGGAGCGCTTCAAGCGGATCAACTCCGGCTGGAGCGTCGGCACGGTCCGCTACGATGGGCTGGAGGGTACTTTTGAGGCATGGGCGGAGAAACCGCTGCGTTACCGGCTCGATGAGGATTTCGGCATCATCCGCCAGAGCGAGGGGGATGACGGCAATCTGCGCTGGCGCCGGGATACCAACGGCCAGGTCGAGGAAGTGCGGGATGAGGAGACCCTGAAGCGCCGCCGGATCGCCGAACTGCTGGAAAATTTCGAACATCTGAACCCCGACTCCCCCTGGTTCACCCTGAGCGACGCAGGGCTCGCCGAGGTGGAGGGCGTGCCCTGTCGGGTGTTTCGCCTGGAGAACCGCATCAACAGCGACGTCAGCCGCTTCTTCATCGCTCTCGACGATCTGCGGGTGGTGAAGACCGTCGACACGGAGCCGGACGTGGAGGTTCACACCCGTTACCACGACTACCGGCGCATCGACGGCCTGCGCCTCCCCTTCCGCCAGGTCGCGGATATCCACCCCCGCAACAAGCGACGGGAAATCGCCATCACCGCCCAGCGCATCAATCCAACCGTGGACCGGCGGCGCTTCGCCAAACCCGCGCCGGCAACGGGCGCCATCGGCTTTCCCGCCGACGACCGGGCCGAAAATATCCCCTTTCACTTCAGCGAAAATCTCATCTACCTGCCGGTCACCCTTAATGGCGACACCCGCTGGTGGATTCTCGACAGCGGCGCCTCCATGTCGGTGATCGACGCCGAATACGCCGAAAGTCTCGGCCTCAAACTTGTGGGGAGCATCGGCGGCTTCGGCTTCGGCGACCTCTTCACCCTCGCCTTCGTGCGCCTGCCTCCCTGCCGGGTGGGGAAACTCACCCTGCCGGCGCAGACCATCCACGCCTACAAGGGACTCGCCGAAAGCAGTTACGAGCCGGTACGCGTCGGCATTCTCGGCTACGATTTCCTCTCCCGCTTCGTCACCCGCATCGATTACGCCCGCCGCACGGTCTCCTTCTATCGCCCGGAAAGCTTCGTCTACCGGGGCACCGGCAAAGTCGTCGACGCCCCCCTCAAGTACCGCACCTTCTCCCTGCCGGCGAGGGTCGACGATCTTCCCGAGGGCCGTTTCAGCCTCGACCTCGGTTCCCATCGCAGTTCGCTGCACCATCCCTTCGCCGCCCGCCACGGCCTGCTGAAACGGCCGGGGGTGGAGACGGTCAGCAAAGGGATGGCGGGTTTCAGTTTCGAAACCTTGAGTGCTTTCGAGCGGATGGAGATCGCCGGCTTCGTCATCGACCGGCCGCTCCTGACCATCCCCGACGAGGCCGGGCCGGGGACGGCGGCGGTGGGGGAGTTGGCCGGCAACCTCGGCAACTCGCTGCTGCGCCATTTCGTCCTCACCCTCGATTACGGCAAGCAGCAGGTGATGATCGAACCGGGCACCGAGTTCAACGGGACCTTTCCCGAAGATCGCAGCGGGCTGCTCGTCGGCCAGGGGGAGGACGGCGGGCCGATGGTCTCTTTCGTGGCGGCGGGGACACCGGCCCAGGAGGCGGGATTTGTCGCCGGCGATGTCATCGCGGCGGTTGATGGCCGACCGGTGGCCGAGTATGGCGGGGTGCTGCCCATCCGAGAACTGTTGCGGCAAGCGCCGGGGACGCGGCTCGATTTCACCCTGCTGCGGCAAGG